A genomic region of Anopheles coustani chromosome 3, idAnoCousDA_361_x.2, whole genome shotgun sequence contains the following coding sequences:
- the LOC131263169 gene encoding poly(A) RNA polymerase gld-2 homolog B-like isoform X1, whose translation MLSMADTNSADTCMEAMCSSYVSAPASVLESVNHGIQEGEVCKTQLKSKSAVHQLGNMPIMYGTSKSKKCYNNSSNRKKQNQQQILNSLKSWNVKIAPSGLDKPEAELLPGRPVTIVQENSSYMPKSITQNQTKPQSSEATPGAEDPNHATTFIKEQPTQIPEPRGNNSSTMKKKAQDIKHNKSKHKEIVEKMVPSSTYDEERIHEKKDLESFTSNACENVISQGSALADDLSGHSMLESSSNCSSDTGTLAEDNDCTKEAVLYSSVSSGASVSSRGNCHKNSHSKARVPGAGWGWNHRQSQNGSSKGLPINKMTAAAGQVMEKTSKFLDGMPRTINGKQKDSSHRSEHHIANSQSFSPRALLTIHPNQQPSHHHPSYIHLHEQPYHQYLDHNNSAQQNSNGSVHQYSFDFLRDVGQKVSIPSDTIGSSSSSSSQVNYNFTPQFQQQIMQHYHNNHMLHQQNSNIGHGNNIQLHHAVTQQQQQHQQQQHQQQQQQQQQHQQQQHQSYINHSSGAYGSEEVACLLSPQSGGNGSTSVLNEPKYYQNYPVLGTGEMQNGINSCSQIIEHSSYGYNRNGDIQHQQQQQQPPQQGVNQQHPMYQNNHQQYQVHINSYHQNNNYQYHNRNLSAIRGNHLNYLVHGGGVSYRDEGVRNGKKTSWNSNGSKGKMGTALTSSGKHLNKVQSNGYGYRKYYQHYHNHHSVGGGHGQYYDHVAMSHQQQQSIPQQHHKQQHLHRNLVYVRGYDRGHGAVLPPAFGEDARGVGKKEQEAESSSSIHRAPSSPKSKDSLDMDINHTGDQDKLCTMADPEDDIMPCGIDVDVASQIQEKSVLPDDEEFELKELCDVPRSSSSSSMVSIPSTESSVISSTISQTQLLECTNASIHEYDSDSSHYSDFHDGTDRYSKYGQISCGQVYRSSSSTSGISSSATNPHSNDFIPSIPSSLRASPAALSELIVRSHSYHGSHQNLTAYGSVRSAGEASSPIGSPTGTLRSSSGTQSVPIFGELFASNNANNHNQHSKKFTGSHSSTVSFGSSSSLEMALRSSSSSLPASSVPPNDGQSMQSGHPRKRSQSGRTSPAMIQEQFRPAVACYSGHNKGQGQHGNNGVRKSNQLPMNYVHRTSLPTDFQYTPADRFILRANDIELKIPPGRLSNGSVWDRLSEGIWEKFCGAQQTAEKYLQKMQLWRDLYICIKQGFPKYGLYLVGSTISGFGADNSDVDMCLVSRYTGPGYYDARNEALQNLTLVKNFFVSLASSTFDKFCLIQAKVPILRFQDSNNGIEVDLNYNNCVGIRNTHLLHCYSQMDWRVRPLVLVVKLWAQHHNINDAKNMTISSYSLVLMVIHFLQYGVKPSVLPCLHSMHPEKFMKIIDINSIEMIESIEPYQTDNKETLGELLLHFLEYYKDFDYAHYAISVRMASIIPIEECRMAKSYKNDPHQWKHLCIEEPFDLTNTARSVFDGEVFEQIKCTFAASCRMLKDTKDLSVLFGEPLFTPVTSTLSMTS comes from the exons ATGCTTTCAATGGCGGATACAAATTCAGCCGATACCTGTATGGAAGCCATGTGTAGCTCGTATGTCTCAGCCCCGGCATCGGTTTTAGAATCCGTAAACCACGGCATACAGGAAGGTGAAGTTTGCAAAACGCAACTTAAATCAAAATCTGCTGTTCACCAGTTGGGGAATATGCCAATCATGTACGGCACaagtaaaagcaaaaaatgttACAACAATTCTTCGAAtcggaaaaagcaaaaccaacaacaaattCTAAATAGTTTAAAGTCATGGAACGTTAAGATAGCACCTAGTGGTTTAGATAAGCCCGAGGCAGAGCTGCTACCAGGAAGACCTGTTACAATCGTGCAGGAAAATTCATCTTATATGCCCAAAAGCATTacgcaaaaccaaaccaagccACAATCGAGTGAAGCGACACCCGGAGCTGAAGACCCGAATCATGCCACCACATTCATAAAAGAGCAACCCACCCAGATTCCGGAACCACGTGGGAATAATAGCTCGACAATGAAAAAGAAGGCTCAGGATATAAAAcacaataaatcaaaacataaagAGATCGTGGAGAAAATGGTCCCAAGCAGTACATATGATGAGGAAAGGATCCATGAAAAGAAG GATTTGGAAAGTTTTACCAGCAATGcatgtgaaaatgtaatttcTCAAGGTAGTGCTCTTGCTGATGATCTATCTGGCCACAGCATGCTTGAATCCTCATCCAATTGTTCATCTGACACTGGGACGTTAGCTGAGGACAACGATTGTACAAAAGAAGCCGTCCTGTATTCATCCGTGTCATCGGGAGCCTCCGTTAGTTCCAGAGGAAATTGTCACAAAAATAGTCATTCGAAAGCAAGAGTGCCGGGAGCAGGATGGGGTTGGAATCATCGTCAGTCGCAAAATGGGTCGTCAAAAGGGCTCCCGATAAACAAAATGACGGCGGCAGCTGGACAGGTGATGGAAAAAACATCGAAATTCTTAGACGGCATGCCTAGGAcaataaatggaaagcaaAAAGATTCATCCCATCGATCGGAACATCATATTGCTAATAGTCAAAGCTTTTCACCTAGGGCATTGTTAACGATTCATCCTAATCAGCAGCCATCACACCATCATCCGTCATACATACATCTCCACGAGCAACCGTATCATCAATACTTGGACCACAATAATTCTGCTCAACAGAACAGTAATGGGTCAGTGCATCAATACTCGTTTGATTTCTTACGGGACGTAGGACAGAAGGTATCAATCCCCAGTGATACGATCGggtcatcttcttcttcttcttctcaaGTGAACTACAATTTTACTCCACAATTTCAACAGCAAATAATGCAGCACTACCATAATAACCACATGCTGCATCAACAGAATTCTAACATTGGACATGGAAACAATATACAACTTCATCATGCTGTgacacaacaacagcagcagcatcagcagcagcaacatcagcagcagcagcagcagcagcagcaacatcagcaacaacagcatcagTCCTATATTAATCATTCTTCAGGCGCGTACGGAAGTGAAGAAGTTGCATGTCTTTTGTCTCCCCAAAGTGGTGGTAATGGAAGCACCAGTGTACTGAATGAAccaaaatattatcaaaactaTCCCGTACTGGGCACTGGAGAAATGCAAAATGGAATCAATAGCTGCAGTCAGATCATAGAGCATTCTTCTTATGGCTACAATCGGAACGGTGATAtacaacatcagcagcagcagcaacagccacCACAACAAGGAGTTAACCAACAGCATCCCATGTATCAGAACAATCATCAACAATACCAGGTCCATATAAATAGTTACCACCAAAATAATAACTACCAGTACCACAATCGGAACTTATCTGCCATCCGTGGAAATCATCTGAACTACCTAGTACATGGTGGAGGCGTTTCGTATCGCGATGAAGGTGTAAGAAATGGCAAAAAGACGTCCTGGAATTCTAATGgttcgaaaggaaaaatgggTACGGCGCTGACTAGTAGTGGGAAGCATTTAAACAAAGTACAAAGTAATGGATATGGTTACCGCAAATATTACCAACATTATCATAATCATCACTCAGTTGGAGGAGGGCACGGTCAATATTATGATCACGTGGCTATGtcgcatcagcagcaacaatcaATACCACAGCAGCATCACAAACAGCAACATTTGCATCGCAATCTGGTGTACGTGCGAGGGTATGATCGAGGACATGGTGCTGTTTTGCCACCAGCATTCGGCGAAGATGCAAGGGGAGTTGGTAAAAAAGAGCAAGAAGCCGAAAGTTCAAGTTCGATACATCGCGCCCCATCAAGTCCCAAGTCAAAAGACTCATTGGACATGGATATAAATCATACAGGAGACCAAGATAAACTTTGCACAATGGCCGATCCAGAGGATGATATTATGCCATGTGGTATAGATGTAGATGTCGCATCGCAAATTCAAGAAAAGTCGGTATTGCCTGATGATGAAGAATTTGAACTGAAGGAACTATGCGATGTACctcgttcttcttcttcttcgtctatGGTGTCAATTCCATCGACAGAATCCTCGGTAATATCGTCGACGATATCGCAAACACAACTTCTTGAGTGTACGAACGCTAGCATCCATGAATACGACTCTGATTCGTCGCACTATTCTGATTTCCATGATGGAACAGATCGCTACTCAAAGTATGGTCAGATAAGCTGTGGTCAAGTGTATcgatcgtcatcgtcgacCTCGGGCATATCGTCTTCTGCTACCAATCCACACTCAAATGATTTCATTCCTTCGATACCGTCTTCGTTACGTGCTTCTCCAGCCGCTTTGAGCGAGCTAATCGTTCGCAGCCATAGCTATCACGGGTCGCATCAGAATCTCACAGCATATGGTAGCGTCAGAAGTGCCGGTGAGGCAAGTTCTCCTATCGGATCACCGACGGGAACGCTACGATCCTCCTCTGGCACACAATCCGTTCCTATTTTCGGAGAACTGTTTGCCAGTAACAATGCCAATAATCAcaaccaacattcgaaaaAGTTTACTGGAAGTCATTCGTCGACAGTTAGCTTCGGGAGTAGTTCTTCATTGGAAATGGCATTACGTTCCAGTTCCTCTTCGCTTCCTGCGTCATCGGTGCCGCCCAACGATGGTCAGTCGATGCAGAGCGGACATCCGAGAAAACG CAGTCAATCGGGTCGAACTTCACCAGCCATGATTCAGGAGCAATTCCGTCCTGCTGTTGCGTGTTATTCTGGTCACAATAAAGGACAGGGACAGCATGGTAACAATGGTGTTCGTAAAAGCAATCAACTGCCAATGAACTACGTCCATCGCACTTCATTGCCAACGGATTTTCAGTATACGCCCGCTGATCGGTTTATTTTGCGTGCCAACGATATAGAACTCAAAATACCACCCGGTCGGCTCTCGAACGGTTCCGTGTGGGATAGGCTTTCCGAAGGGatttgggaaaagttttgcggTGCACAGCAAACGGCAGAAAAATACCTCCAAAAGATGCAATTGTGGCGAGACTTGTACATTTGCATCAAACAGGGTTTCCCCAAGTATGGGCTCTATCTGGTTGGGAGTACAATTTCTGGCTTTGGTGCCGACAACTCCGACGTAGATATGTGCCTCGTATCGCGATACACAGGCCCAGGCTACTATGATGCTCGTAACGAAGCGTTGCAGAACTTGACACTggttaaaaacttttttgtgagCTTGGCGTCATCGACTTTTGACAAGTTTTGCTTGATCCAAGCGAAAGTTCCGATCCTTCGATTCCAGGACAGCAATAACGGGATTGAGGTCGATTTGAACTACAACAACTGTGTGGGTATAAGGAATACTCATCTGCTGCATTGTTATTCACAGA TGGACTGGCGTGTTAGgccgttggtgttggtggtaaAACTGTGGGCTCAGCATCACAACATAAATGATGCAAAAAACATGACAATATCCAGCTACTCACTAGTATTGATGGTAATACACTTTCTTCAATACGGGGTTAAACCGTCGGTTTTGCCGTGTCTACATTCTATGCATCCCGAAAAGTTTATG AAAATCATCGACATCAATAGCATTGAAATGATCGAGTCCATCGAACCATACCAAACCGATAACAAGGAGACGCTTGGCGAACTGTTGCTGCATTTTCTGGAGTACTATAAGGACTTTGA TTATGCACATTATGCTATCTCGGTTCGTATGGCATCGATTATACCGATAGAAGAGTGTCGAATGGCAAAAAGTTATAAGAATGATCCTCATCAATGGAAACATCTGTGTATCGAAG aGCCTTTTGACCTTACCAATACAGCACGCTCAGTTTTTGATGGCGAAGTTTTCGAACAGATCAAATGTACATTCGCTGCCTCTTGTCGAATGCTTAAAGATACCAAGGATTTAAGTGTTCTGTTTGGTGAACCTCTGTTCACTCCGGTTACTTCAACGCTATCGATGACGTCGTGA